One region of Miscanthus floridulus cultivar M001 chromosome 19, ASM1932011v1, whole genome shotgun sequence genomic DNA includes:
- the LOC136529439 gene encoding AP2-like ethylene-responsive transcription factor AIL5, translating to MDMDMSSAYPHHWLSFSLSNNYHHGLLEAFSNSSSATPLGDEQGAVEESPKMVEDFLGGVGGTGAPPPVAAAEDHQLVCGELGSITAGFVRHYPAPGTVENPGAVTLAGMSTDVAESDQARRPAETFGQRTSIYRGVTRHRWTGRYEAHLWDNSCRREGQSRKGRQVYLGGYDKEEKAARAYDLAALKYWGATTTTNFPVSNYEKELEEMKSMTRQEFIASLRRKSSGFSRGASIYRGVTRHHQHGRWQARIGRVAGNKDLYLGTFSTQEEAAEAYDIAAIKFRGLNAVTNFDMSRYDVDSILNSDLPVGGGATGRTSKFPLDSLQPGSAAAAMIAGAAAAQAMPPSEKDYWSLLALHYQQQQQQQQFPASAYEAYGSGVNVDFTMGTSSHGSSNTGSGVMWGATTGAMGQQDSSSSKQGNGYASNIPYAAAAMVSGSAGYEGSTGNNGTWVTSSTSTAPQYYNYLFGME from the exons ATGGACATGGACATGAGCTCAGCTTATCCCCACCATTggctctccttctccctctccaaCAACTACCACCATGGCCTTCTTGAGGCCTTCTCCAACTCCTCCTCCGCTACTCCACTCG GAGACGAGCAGGGTGCAGTGGAGGAGTCCCCGAAGATGGTGGAGGACTTCCTCGGCGGCGTCGGTGGCACGGGCGCCCCGCCGCCAGTGGCGGCTGCAGAGGATCACCAGCTTGTCTGCGGCGAGCTGGGCAGCATCACAGCCGGGTTCGTGCGCCACTACCCGGCGCCTGGGACGGTGGAGAACCCCGGCGCGGTGACCTTGGCCGGGATGTCGACGGACGTGGCGGAGTCCGACCAGGCGAGGCGCCCGGCCGAGACGTTCGGGCAGCGCACATCAATCTACCGTGGTGTCACCAG GCACCGGTGGACAGGGAGATATGAGGCGCACCTGTGGGACAACAGCTGCCGCCGGGAAGGCCAGAGCCGCAAAGGCCGCCAAG TCTACTTAG GAGGCTATGATAAGGAGGAGAAGGCTGCTAGAGCTTATGACCTCGCCGCACTCAAGTACTGGGGTGCTACAACCACGACCAACTTCCCG GTGTCCAACTACGAgaaggagctggaggagatgaagtcgATGACGCGGCAGGAGTTCATCGCGTCGTTGCGCAG GAAGAGCAGCGGTTTCTCACGAGGTGCCTCCATCTACAGAGGAGTCACAAG GCATCATCAGCATGGCCGGTGGCAGGCGAGGATCGGCAGGGTGGCCGGAAACAAGGACCTGTACTTGGGCACGTTCA GTACtcaggaagaggcagcggaggcgTACGACATTGCTGCGATCAAGTTCCGCGGGCTCAACGCCGTGACCAACTTCGACATGAGCCGCTACGACGTCGACAGCATCCTCAACAGCGACCTCCCCGTCGGGGGTGgagcgaccggacgcacctcCAAGTTCCCACTGGACTCACTGCAGCCAGGGAGCGCTGCTGCTGCAATGATCGCCGGGGCTGCCGCGGCACAGGCCATGCCGCCGTCCGAGAAGGACTACTGGTCTCTGCTTGCCCTGCactatcagcagcagcagcagcagcagcagtttcCAGCTTCTGCTTACGAGGCCTACGGCTCTGGCGTGAACGTGGACTTCACGATGGGCACCAGCAGCCACGGCAGCAGCAACACCGGCAGCGGCGTCATGTGGGGCGCCACCACTGGTGCTATGGGACAGcaagacagcagcagcagcaagcaggGCAACGGCTATGCCAGTAACATTCCttatgctgctgctgctatggttTCTGGATCAGCTGGCTACGAGGGCTCCACCGGCAACAATGGAACCTGGGTTACCAGTAGCACCAGCACGGCTCCCCAGTACTACAACTATCTGTTCGGGATGGAGTAG
- the LOC136528158 gene encoding cyclin-dependent kinase B2-1-like, protein MATIQRKPTPTAPSTTTGGELRAMDLYEKLEKVGEGTYGKVYKAREKATGRIVALKKTRLPEDDEGVPPTALREVSLLRMLSQDPHVVRLLDLKQGVNKEGQTILYLVFEYMDTDLKKFIRGFRANHEKIPAQTVKILMYQLCKGVAFVHGRGVLHRDLKPHNLLMDRKTMALKIADLGLSRAITVPMKKYTHEILTLWYRAPEVLLGATHYSTPVDIWSVGCIFAELVTNQPLFPGDSELQQLLHIFKLLGTPNEQMWPGVGKLPNWHVYPQWKPTKLCTLVPGLDSDGYDLLEKMMAYEPAKRISAKKALEHQYFNDVNKEVY, encoded by the exons ATGGCGACGATCCAGCGCAAGCCGACTCCGACGGCGCCGTCGACGACGACGGGCGGCGAGCTGCGCGCCATGGACCTGTACGAGAAGCTGGAGAAAGTCGGGGAGGGCACGTACGGGAAGGTGTACAAGGCCCGGGAGAAGGCGACGGGCCGCATCGTGGCGCTCAAGAAGACGCGGCTCCCCGAGGACGACGAGGGCGTGCCCCCCACCGCGCTGCGGGAGGTCTCGCTGCTGCGGATGCTGTCGCAGGACCCGCACGTGGTGCGCCTGCTCGACCTCAAGCAGGGCGTTAACAAGGAGGGGCAGACCATCCTGTACCTCGTCTTCGAGTACATGGACACCGACCTGAAGAAGTTCATCCGGGGCTTCCGCGCCAACCACGAGAAGATCCCCGCACAAACCGTCAAG ATCCTGATGTACCAGCTGTGCAAGGGCGTGGCTTTCGTCCACGGCCGCGGGGTGCTGCACCGTGATCTCAAACCCCACAACCTGCTCATGGACCGCAAGACCATGGCGCTCAAGATCGCTGACCTCGGACTCAGCCGTGCCATCACCGTCCCTATGAAGAAGTACACACACGAG ATTCTGACGCTGTGGTACAGGGCGCCTGAGGTTCTTCTTGGCGCCACTCACTACTCCACGCCGGTTGACATTTGGTCCGTGGGCTGCATATTTG CTGAGTTGGTCACTAACCAGCCACTTTTCCCTGGCGACTCCGAGTTGCAGCAGCTCCTCCACATCTTCAA GTTGCTGGGCACCCCAAATGAGCAGATGTGGCCAGGAGTAGGCAAGCTGCCCAACTGGCACGTGTACCCCCAGTGGAAGCCCACTAAGCTGTGCACTCTTGTCCCTGGTCTTGACTCCGATGGTTATGATTTGCTTGAG AAAATGATGGCATATGAGCCGGCGAAGCGGATCTCTGCGAAGAAGGCCCTGGAGCACCAATACTTCAATGATGTGAACAAGGAGGTGTACTGA